Proteins co-encoded in one Chitinophagales bacterium genomic window:
- a CDS encoding HDIG domain-containing protein, which translates to MKNVASFIINKHLIIGKYVIVLMAIIGISMLFPRNYFSYDFAINKPWKYDNLYSPFSFTINKLEDSIEAEKKRVLSNLHPYYNFEENIAEVSTQQFVKALNRYMLLSKEDSLLKKVNNDSTKYVKIAKKIFEDVYRKGILKLEESYKEPIDSTGILNVLAGNYANITTTSDFYSQPDACRYIQNEIKELKDPNLEFLPQLMCNSLQPNIVFDEQTTDNIIKDRYSEISDTEGYVEQGEVIVAKGAKVTADAPYKTYQKLQTLQAAYNAQSIDEKKQSFIGRHAMDLGYFIITAIVIFIFVMFMQSFEKSAYSSLYELTFILVSIMLFLYFVKISIDLQSGSLAVLNLYFLPYCIIPIIIKTFFGNRMALYVHIVIVLLSGFLVPLGFEYMFLHFVAGLVAILYNVQTYYWSHFFISTALIFATYSLGFLGISLIQEGSFDSIPWNIFGWLVINAFLTLLAFPLIPIFEKIFGFLSDITLVELGDLNKPLLKDLSKKAPGTFWHSLQVSNLAEAAAMEINANALLVKVGALYHDIGKIRRPIYFIENQKSAINPHDSLTYLESAEIIIDHVVHGIVLAKKNNLPNIIIDFIRTHHGTTRTEYFYQMWIKENPKKEVDEKQFRYPGPLPYSRETAIVMMADSIEAASRGLKNPTEEDIHRLVEKIIDGKIQQNQFVNCDLSFKDINQIKKVFKKQLKSLYHIRISYPEEDRTPVVNRVGIQ; encoded by the coding sequence GTGAAAAATGTCGCTTCTTTCATCATAAACAAGCATTTAATCATCGGGAAATATGTGATTGTCTTGATGGCAATCATTGGAATATCTATGTTGTTTCCCCGCAATTATTTCAGTTATGACTTTGCCATCAATAAACCTTGGAAATATGACAATTTATATTCGCCTTTTTCCTTCACTATCAATAAATTAGAAGATAGTATTGAAGCAGAGAAAAAACGGGTTCTGAGCAATTTGCATCCTTATTATAACTTTGAAGAAAATATTGCAGAGGTTTCTACACAGCAATTTGTCAAGGCATTAAATAGATATATGTTGTTGTCAAAAGAGGACTCCTTGTTAAAAAAAGTTAATAATGATTCTACTAAATATGTGAAAATTGCTAAAAAGATTTTTGAAGACGTATATCGAAAAGGAATATTGAAGCTCGAAGAAAGCTACAAAGAACCAATTGACAGTACGGGTATCCTCAATGTATTGGCAGGTAATTATGCCAATATTACGACTACAAGCGATTTTTATTCACAGCCAGATGCTTGTAGATACATTCAAAATGAAATCAAAGAACTGAAAGATCCAAACTTGGAGTTCCTACCCCAATTGATGTGCAACAGTTTGCAGCCGAATATCGTTTTTGATGAGCAAACAACGGATAATATTATTAAAGATAGATATAGTGAAATATCTGATACAGAAGGTTATGTTGAGCAAGGCGAAGTCATTGTGGCGAAAGGCGCAAAGGTGACCGCAGATGCACCATACAAGACCTATCAAAAATTACAGACCTTACAGGCAGCTTACAATGCACAAAGTATTGATGAAAAAAAGCAATCTTTTATTGGAAGACATGCGATGGATTTGGGATATTTTATCATTACTGCAATTGTCATTTTCATTTTTGTGATGTTTATGCAAAGTTTTGAGAAAAGTGCATATAGTAGTCTTTATGAATTGACATTCATTTTGGTATCTATTATGTTATTTCTTTATTTTGTGAAAATATCCATTGACCTGCAATCAGGTTCATTGGCTGTGCTCAATCTGTATTTCCTACCCTATTGTATCATTCCGATTATCATCAAGACCTTTTTTGGCAATCGGATGGCATTGTATGTGCATATTGTCATTGTGTTGTTGAGTGGATTCTTGGTGCCTCTAGGCTTTGAGTACATGTTTTTGCATTTTGTGGCAGGCTTAGTAGCTATTTTATACAATGTACAGACCTACTATTGGTCACATTTTTTCATTTCTACTGCACTGATTTTTGCTACCTATTCGCTTGGTTTTCTGGGAATTTCACTAATACAGGAAGGCTCTTTTGACAGTATCCCATGGAATATTTTTGGATGGCTGGTCATCAATGCTTTTTTGACTTTACTGGCCTTTCCTTTGATTCCCATTTTTGAAAAAATATTTGGCTTCTTGTCGGATATTACTTTGGTGGAATTGGGTGATTTGAACAAACCCTTACTCAAAGACCTTTCAAAAAAAGCCCCAGGAACATTCTGGCATTCGTTACAAGTGTCAAACCTAGCAGAAGCAGCTGCAATGGAAATCAACGCCAATGCACTACTCGTAAAGGTGGGTGCGCTTTACCACGATATCGGAAAAATTCGTCGACCTATTTATTTTATTGAAAATCAAAAGTCTGCCATCAATCCACATGATAGTCTCACTTATTTGGAAAGTGCCGAAATCATCATAGATCACGTAGTACATGGTATCGTATTGGCAAAGAAAAACAATTTGCCCAATATCATCATTGACTTCATCCGTACGCATCACGGCACTACTCGCACCGAATATTTTTACCAAATGTGGATCAAAGAAAATCCCAAAAAAGAAGTGGATGAAAAGCAATTTCGTTATCCAGGACCTTTGCCCTACTCTCGTGAGACGGCCATTGTGATGATGGCGGATTCGATTGAAGCAGCTTCAAGAGGCTTAAAAAACCCAACGGAAGAAGATATTCACCGACTGGTAGAAAAAATAATCGACGGAAAAATTCAACAAAATCAATTCGTTAACTGTGACTTGAGTTTCAAAGACATTAATCAAATCAAAAAAGTCTTCAAAAAACAACTCAAAAGCCTTTACCACATCCGTATCAGCTATCCTGAAGAAGACAGAACCCCTGTTGTGAATAGGGTTGGGATTCAATAG
- a CDS encoding DUF6565 domain-containing protein, which yields MKSLFALLFSLLLLQSCSRAPQTKEEYLNEYSQFIEQMEKKSADFDEDDWKEQDEIQELYAREYYDRFSDELTIGEKLTVTGYGLTYNGIKQKDNLRAIGDFIENISSKGEKAMEKFLEDAGDDTEKVGDVFNRVGEIMSEKLEDIAEEVEDELQDSEDVLDRFTKKVENAVEDFVEDIEEDVKELDKKFNKD from the coding sequence ATGAAATCGTTATTTGCCTTATTATTCAGTCTTTTACTCCTTCAATCATGTAGTCGTGCACCACAAACAAAAGAAGAATACCTCAACGAATACAGTCAATTTATAGAGCAGATGGAGAAAAAATCTGCGGATTTTGACGAAGACGATTGGAAAGAACAAGACGAAATCCAAGAACTCTATGCAAGAGAGTATTACGACCGATTCAGCGACGAATTGACGATTGGCGAAAAGCTTACCGTAACAGGTTATGGACTTACTTATAATGGTATCAAACAAAAAGACAATTTAAGGGCAATCGGAGATTTTATCGAAAATATCAGCAGCAAAGGTGAAAAAGCAATGGAAAAGTTCTTGGAGGATGCTGGAGATGATACCGAAAAGGTGGGTGATGTGTTCAATCGAGTAGGTGAAATCATGAGTGAAAAACTGGAAGACATTGCAGAAGAAGTCGAGGACGAATTGCAAGATTCGGAGGATGTCTTGGATCGTTTCACCAAAAAAGTGGAAAATGCAGTAGAAGATTTCGTAGAGGATATTGAAGAAGATGTGAAGGAATTGGATAAAAAGTTCAACAAAGATTAG
- a CDS encoding T9SS type A sorting domain-containing protein — translation MFWSVLPFLLENTPKKVKLFFKCLLICFCSVGLSYALKAQCPLLTVDIGSTSLQICSENQYFVHYCNEGDVLVENVQIGVTFPSTITFKDSELPAERIDDIYFFEVGTMEAGQCGDFSITVAVVCDVLIGKTACVVAHISPNDACEPPSDLWDKANIEVTGQCLDGKVIFTISNTGEGDMAEPSQYRIYEDDIFVSSGTKFQMLSGESITVSRTPNGRTISLAADQSLFHPQRDTPKASVEACGNPPYSLGIVNKFPQNDQLPFTDYDCQQIEGVSKGTEKLLSPSGAGADRIVSGKAQLTYKIRFQNDEGMPIERLVIRDVLSPYLDISRLELGASSHPYTFQINAANVLVWTFENINLPSSETDLEGSQGFVQFKIHVIDEELLNIQIDNQASMRFGNNSPVFTNPVHHFTGDLTLDLDRTIVTVGEAVEVYPIPARDYLHFVLVSQQQFMNSKSLKIELYNLMGEKIKSVLFEERHTLVDINDLMEGMYMYRIQNERGVLIQSGKIYVY, via the coding sequence ATGTTTTGGAGTGTCTTGCCTTTTTTATTGGAAAACACACCTAAAAAAGTAAAATTGTTTTTTAAGTGCTTACTTATCTGCTTTTGCAGTGTAGGGCTTTCCTATGCTTTGAAGGCACAATGCCCACTATTGACGGTGGATATTGGCAGCACCTCATTGCAGATATGTTCTGAAAATCAATATTTTGTTCATTACTGCAATGAAGGAGATGTTCTGGTGGAAAATGTCCAAATTGGAGTTACTTTTCCTTCAACGATTACCTTCAAGGATAGTGAGTTGCCTGCTGAGCGTATTGATGATATTTACTTTTTTGAAGTCGGTACAATGGAGGCAGGGCAATGTGGTGATTTTTCGATTACGGTAGCGGTAGTTTGTGATGTATTGATTGGAAAAACGGCTTGTGTGGTTGCTCATATTAGCCCCAATGATGCTTGTGAACCACCAAGTGACTTGTGGGACAAGGCAAACATTGAAGTAACAGGGCAGTGTTTGGATGGTAAAGTAATATTTACCATTTCGAATACAGGTGAGGGTGATATGGCAGAACCGAGTCAGTACCGCATTTATGAAGACGATATTTTTGTGTCAAGTGGCACCAAATTTCAGATGTTGTCTGGCGAATCTATTACGGTTTCACGTACTCCAAATGGTCGCACGATTTCGTTGGCAGCAGACCAAAGTCTTTTTCATCCGCAGCGTGACACGCCAAAAGCGAGTGTAGAAGCTTGTGGTAATCCGCCTTACAGTTTGGGAATTGTGAATAAGTTTCCGCAAAATGACCAGCTACCTTTTACAGACTATGACTGTCAACAGATTGAGGGAGTATCGAAAGGAACTGAAAAACTGTTGTCACCCTCTGGTGCTGGGGCAGATCGAATTGTTTCGGGAAAGGCACAGCTAACCTACAAAATTCGCTTTCAAAACGACGAAGGCATGCCTATTGAAAGATTGGTGATACGAGATGTTTTGTCTCCTTATTTGGACATCAGCCGATTGGAGCTAGGGGCGAGTAGTCACCCTTATACTTTCCAGATCAATGCTGCAAATGTATTGGTATGGACTTTTGAGAACATCAATCTACCGAGTTCTGAAACAGATTTGGAAGGTAGTCAAGGATTTGTACAATTCAAAATACACGTTATTGACGAAGAATTATTGAATATTCAAATTGATAATCAGGCAAGTATGAGATTTGGGAACAATTCACCTGTGTTTACCAATCCTGTGCATCATTTTACGGGTGACTTGACCCTTGATTTGGATAGAACAATTGTGACAGTAGGGGAGGCAGTTGAAGTATATCCAATTCCTGCCAGAGATTATTTGCATTTTGTGTTGGTGAGTCAGCAGCAATTTATGAACAGTAAATCACTGAAGATTGAACTGTATAACCTAATGGGAGAGAAAATCAAATCGGTGTTGTTTGAAGAAAGACATACGTTGGTGGATATTAATGATCTGATGGAAGGAATGTATATGTATCGAATACAAAATGAGCGAGGAGTTTTGATACAATCGGGGAAAATTTATGTCTATTGA
- a CDS encoding ATP-binding cassette domain-containing protein, with protein sequence MKVTLKARNLRWRDKEHLALTPINFTVKEGEIFGLFGDTESKNAEVVKILAGSSLPVSGSLTILDTSEIATVRHQIGSTFDILGFRSEYSIEKNIKILCMIKEIRPNEAVKMLRLFDLWDQRTKTLVECSPEQKKRMAIICALIGSPDVVLLNRPLQFLSRGLAIIVCKLLKKAAANGQTVFITDNPSASIAKICTQILELEEPSTMVQRRKIKKAYLINKKAS encoded by the coding sequence ATGAAAGTAACACTAAAAGCCCGTAACCTAAGATGGCGGGATAAAGAACACTTAGCACTTACTCCTATTAACTTCACTGTTAAAGAAGGAGAAATTTTTGGATTATTTGGAGATACAGAAAGTAAAAATGCAGAAGTTGTAAAAATACTTGCAGGAAGCTCACTACCTGTATCTGGCTCATTGACAATATTGGACACTTCCGAAATTGCAACTGTTAGACACCAAATTGGTTCTACATTTGATATATTAGGTTTTAGAAGCGAATATTCTATCGAAAAGAATATAAAAATTCTATGTATGATTAAAGAAATTCGCCCTAACGAAGCTGTCAAAATGTTGCGTTTATTCGATTTATGGGATCAAAGAACCAAAACTTTGGTAGAATGTAGTCCTGAACAAAAAAAGCGAATGGCAATTATCTGTGCATTGATAGGTAGTCCCGATGTAGTATTACTCAATAGACCTTTGCAGTTTTTGAGTAGAGGATTAGCCATCATTGTCTGTAAATTGTTGAAAAAAGCAGCCGCTAATGGTCAAACTGTTTTTATTACAGACAACCCTTCGGCTTCAATAGCTAAAATTTGTACTCAAATTTTGGAATTAGAAGAACCATCAACAATGGTACAAAGAAGAAAAATTAAAAAAGCTTATTTGATTAATAAAAAGGCGAGTTAA
- a CDS encoding tetratricopeptide repeat protein, translating to MTFQSKSTTNQNSFTSNELIASTAKIKKIIQLALDNRKEPAKAMNYIDEAIGKAKEDNNKEQLATALDIKGGLYWFECNFAQASEQMQLALKIWQTLENKDKIAESHNNIGTIYYNTGNYKKALHFYLTATQYKEELNDHLGLSRCYFNIAVLYAKREFYQRALDYHSKALAIRQELKDTKGITASLISLAGIYKQLEHFKLSIDYYKEALYLLESSENEYMLSQVYYEMGEAYNRIDDFHLGLDYLLKALKLLEQKPYQADLAVCLLKIGRAYVQIKKYEAAIQILERSLNIMNQIDLQKCLDEVYYNMAKAYAELGEYEKSNQYLWKYTHFITKSYQNEKTKAIIEIETKYATQKKEREIEALSRTQTDLRHQNQELYEFAGKAAHDLKEPLRMVGSFSGLFYRRYSQNIDEQGKEFLDIIQDAVTRMNQLVTNLLHYAKAGKNHQNIQQVDLNEVLNTTLQNLQLTIDEKQAIIEVGELPTITANLTNMIQLFQNLIGNGLKFKKANVPPIIKLTVERQEKSYLFRVKDNGIGIEDENQERIFQAFDRLHSKTEYEGTGLGLAICKKIVTGLGGKIWVESEFGNGTCFCFTLPV from the coding sequence ATGACATTTCAAAGTAAATCCACAACCAATCAAAATTCCTTCACTTCCAATGAATTAATTGCCTCGACTGCAAAAATCAAAAAAATCATCCAGTTGGCACTAGACAATAGAAAAGAGCCTGCAAAAGCGATGAACTACATTGATGAAGCGATTGGAAAAGCAAAAGAAGACAATAATAAAGAACAATTGGCTACTGCTTTAGACATAAAAGGAGGGCTGTATTGGTTTGAATGTAACTTTGCTCAGGCGAGTGAACAGATGCAGTTGGCATTGAAGATTTGGCAAACATTGGAGAATAAAGATAAAATTGCAGAATCACATAACAATATTGGAACAATTTACTACAATACAGGGAATTATAAAAAAGCACTTCATTTTTATTTAACAGCGACTCAATACAAAGAAGAACTCAATGATCACCTTGGTTTGAGCCGTTGTTACTTCAATATTGCTGTGCTGTATGCCAAAAGAGAGTTTTACCAAAGAGCCCTTGACTATCATTCAAAGGCTCTTGCGATTCGCCAAGAATTGAAGGATACTAAGGGAATTACAGCTTCACTCATAAGTTTAGCGGGTATCTACAAACAATTGGAACATTTCAAACTTTCAATAGACTACTACAAAGAAGCATTGTATCTATTGGAGTCTTCTGAAAATGAATATATGCTTTCACAAGTATATTATGAAATGGGTGAGGCTTATAACAGAATTGACGACTTCCATCTGGGTTTAGATTATTTATTGAAGGCATTGAAATTATTGGAACAAAAGCCATATCAGGCAGATTTGGCAGTTTGTCTTCTGAAAATTGGACGGGCTTATGTGCAGATAAAAAAGTACGAGGCTGCTATTCAAATATTGGAGCGAAGTCTAAACATCATGAATCAAATTGATTTGCAGAAGTGTTTGGATGAAGTGTATTATAATATGGCAAAGGCCTATGCAGAGTTGGGAGAATACGAAAAATCGAATCAATATTTGTGGAAATATACCCACTTTATCACCAAATCCTATCAAAATGAGAAAACGAAAGCCATTATTGAAATAGAGACAAAATATGCAACCCAAAAAAAGGAGCGAGAAATTGAAGCCTTGAGTCGTACGCAAACCGATTTGCGCCACCAAAATCAAGAACTTTATGAGTTTGCAGGTAAGGCAGCACACGACCTCAAAGAGCCTTTGCGAATGGTGGGTAGTTTTAGTGGTTTGTTTTATCGTAGGTATTCTCAAAATATTGATGAGCAGGGAAAAGAATTTTTGGACATCATCCAAGATGCGGTAACACGTATGAATCAATTGGTAACAAATTTACTGCATTATGCTAAAGCGGGGAAAAACCACCAAAACATTCAGCAGGTTGACTTGAATGAAGTTTTGAATACAACTTTACAAAATCTTCAATTGACCATTGATGAAAAACAAGCAATCATTGAAGTAGGTGAACTACCGACCATAACTGCAAATTTGACCAATATGATTCAGTTGTTTCAAAACCTAATCGGCAATGGACTTAAATTTAAAAAAGCAAATGTTCCTCCGATTATCAAACTGACGGTAGAACGCCAAGAAAAAAGTTATCTTTTTAGAGTGAAGGACAATGGTATCGGAATTGAAGATGAAAATCAAGAAAGAATTTTTCAAGCCTTCGACCGTCTGCATAGCAAAACAGAATATGAGGGTACAGGCTTAGGGCTGGCCATTTGCAAAAAAATAGTGACAGGATTGGGCGGTAAAATATGGGTAGAATCTGAATTTGGAAATGGAACTTGTTTTTGCTTCACTCTTCCTGTCTAA
- a CDS encoding molybdopterin-dependent oxidoreductase, which produces MTSTNTKFRTCPLCEAMCGLEITLEGQQVTTIKGDKKDPFSRGHICPKAVALKDIHEDPNRLKYPVRKTEEGWKQISWEEAFDEVVSKFQAIQAKYGDNAVATYNGNPTVHNYGSMLFSPNFIRALKTKNRFSATSVDQLPHHLAGMTMFGHPMMMPVPDIDHTDFWLIMGANPIASNGSIMTAPDVANRLKAIQERGGKIVVIDPRYTETASKADQHIFIKPATDVWLLLGLIRGVLVRDWVDLKHLKNSIDAAEIEQLKLLVSPFHIGMVAQRTGIEEETIRQLMKEFAEAPSAVCYGRMGVSTVKFGGLSQWLINVLNILTGNFDTKGGAMFASPAFEVIRPNQKAEMKFDRWKSRVRGLPEHLGEMPSATLAEEILTEGEGQIRGMFTCCGNPVLSTPNGTQLDKAFRQLDFMVSMDIYINETTRHADIILPPATGLEVGHYDVTFHYLAVRNTAKFSQPVLEKAEGTKYDWEIFSELTKRLLGMSASQKMPLLTPEMIIGAGLKSGPYDLTLQDLKDNPHGVDLGSLQSGLPNRLLTENKKIKLIPDIFAKDLERLLQQMPVRMINVNCCLLDGDI; this is translated from the coding sequence ATGACATCAACAAATACCAAATTTAGAACCTGTCCTCTGTGTGAAGCCATGTGTGGTTTAGAAATAACGCTTGAAGGGCAGCAAGTCACCACTATAAAAGGAGACAAAAAAGATCCTTTCAGTCGAGGACACATCTGCCCCAAAGCAGTAGCATTGAAGGATATACACGAAGACCCTAACCGATTGAAGTATCCCGTCCGAAAAACAGAGGAAGGTTGGAAGCAGATTTCTTGGGAAGAAGCGTTTGACGAAGTCGTGAGTAAATTTCAGGCAATTCAAGCCAAATATGGTGACAATGCAGTGGCTACCTACAATGGAAATCCTACTGTGCACAACTACGGAAGTATGCTCTTTTCGCCCAATTTTATTCGTGCATTGAAGACCAAAAACCGTTTTTCCGCAACTTCGGTTGACCAACTGCCTCATCATTTAGCAGGTATGACCATGTTTGGTCACCCAATGATGATGCCTGTACCAGACATTGATCATACTGATTTTTGGTTGATTATGGGTGCAAACCCCATTGCCTCCAATGGCAGCATAATGACTGCGCCAGACGTAGCCAATCGCCTGAAAGCTATTCAAGAAAGAGGAGGTAAAATAGTGGTAATTGACCCCAGATATACAGAAACTGCTTCAAAAGCCGACCAACATATTTTTATCAAACCTGCTACGGATGTTTGGTTACTTTTGGGCTTGATTCGAGGGGTGTTGGTGCGTGATTGGGTAGATTTGAAGCACTTGAAGAACAGTATAGATGCAGCCGAAATAGAACAATTGAAACTTCTGGTTTCTCCTTTTCACATTGGGATGGTTGCTCAAAGAACAGGCATTGAAGAAGAAACAATTCGTCAATTGATGAAAGAATTTGCAGAGGCACCTTCGGCAGTATGTTATGGAAGAATGGGGGTCTCTACGGTCAAATTTGGAGGTTTGAGTCAATGGCTTATCAATGTCTTGAATATTTTGACAGGAAATTTTGATACCAAGGGAGGAGCCATGTTTGCGAGTCCTGCCTTTGAAGTGATTCGCCCAAATCAAAAGGCAGAGATGAAATTTGACCGATGGAAAAGTCGGGTGAGGGGTTTGCCCGAACATTTGGGAGAAATGCCATCGGCTACTTTGGCTGAGGAAATTTTGACAGAAGGAGAAGGGCAAATCAGAGGAATGTTCACCTGCTGTGGCAATCCTGTGCTGTCCACACCCAATGGAACTCAATTGGACAAAGCCTTTCGCCAGCTTGATTTTATGGTGTCAATGGATATTTACATCAACGAAACTACCCGACACGCTGACATCATTTTGCCGCCTGCAACAGGCTTAGAAGTAGGGCATTACGATGTCACCTTTCACTATTTGGCAGTGCGAAACACCGCCAAATTCTCACAGCCTGTTTTGGAGAAAGCGGAAGGGACTAAGTACGATTGGGAAATTTTTTCGGAATTGACCAAACGACTTCTCGGAATGTCTGCTTCTCAAAAAATGCCCTTATTGACTCCAGAAATGATCATTGGTGCAGGTTTAAAAAGTGGTCCTTATGATTTGACACTTCAGGATTTGAAGGACAATCCACACGGAGTTGATTTGGGTTCTCTTCAAAGCGGACTGCCGAATAGATTATTGACAGAAAACAAAAAAATCAAATTGATTCCTGATATTTTTGCCAAAGATTTGGAGAGATTGCTGCAACAAATGCCTGTCAGGATGATAAACGTCAATTGTTGCTTATTGGACGGCGACATTTGA
- a CDS encoding molybdopterin dinucleotide binding domain-containing protein translates to MHNSERLVKGKNRCTLMIHPKDAQKRGLRHGEQAVVLTRVGSVRIPVEITDKIMKGVVSIPHGWGHNRKDTKLPIAEAHAGVSMNDITDELLVDELTGNAVVNGVSVVVIAG, encoded by the coding sequence ATGCACAACAGCGAAAGGTTGGTGAAGGGTAAAAATCGTTGTACTTTGATGATACACCCAAAGGATGCTCAAAAGCGAGGATTGAGACATGGAGAACAAGCGGTTGTATTGACAAGGGTAGGCTCAGTAAGGATTCCTGTAGAAATCACGGATAAAATCATGAAAGGCGTAGTAAGTATTCCGCATGGGTGGGGTCACAATAGGAAAGATACTAAACTCCCGATAGCTGAGGCTCACGCAGGTGTTAGTATGAATGACATAACAGACGAGTTGTTGGTAGATGAACTGACGGGAAACGCAGTGGTGAACGGTGTTTCTGTGGTGGTGATTGCGGGGTGA
- a CDS encoding nuclear transport factor 2 family protein, producing MSTIKENVEQLNNMILEGKILDAFDRFYADNVVMEDNDTGARVGKKACRQFEEDFVNNLTAFRGAEVKSVLISEEAGIAAIEWNFDYTHKEWGDRNYTQVAVQRWQDGKIVNEQFLYNS from the coding sequence ATGTCCACAATTAAAGAAAATGTCGAACAATTGAATAACATGATTCTTGAAGGCAAAATATTGGATGCCTTTGATAGATTTTATGCAGATAATGTTGTGATGGAGGACAATGATACGGGGGCTCGTGTAGGCAAAAAAGCGTGCCGTCAATTTGAAGAAGATTTTGTAAACAACCTTACCGCATTTCGAGGTGCAGAGGTGAAGAGTGTTTTGATAAGTGAAGAAGCAGGCATTGCAGCTATTGAATGGAACTTTGATTACACCCACAAAGAATGGGGGGATCGCAATTATACACAGGTTGCGGTTCAGCGTTGGCAAGATGGTAAAATTGTAAACGAGCAATTTTTATACAACAGCTAA
- a CDS encoding Lrp/AsnC ligand binding domain-containing protein, translating into MNQNQFDPIDLLIMKELTLDARIPFAQLAKKLKVSNTLIHQRVKKLKEAGILQNAIFRLKPVTLGYQSSAYTQIMLTNSKLHRVVEAELQKIPEIVECVNISGRYALLVKIYARNNRHLRDIIYERILTIEGVEGTNSTICFETAFVRNVPLLLESE; encoded by the coding sequence ATGAACCAAAATCAATTTGACCCAATTGACCTTTTAATTATGAAAGAATTGACATTGGATGCACGAATTCCTTTTGCACAACTCGCCAAAAAATTGAAGGTTTCGAATACTCTGATTCACCAAAGGGTGAAAAAATTAAAGGAAGCGGGCATTCTTCAAAATGCTATTTTTAGACTCAAACCAGTCACATTGGGTTATCAATCATCGGCTTATACCCAAATCATGCTTACCAACTCTAAGCTACATCGTGTGGTAGAGGCTGAACTTCAAAAAATCCCTGAAATTGTGGAATGTGTCAATATTTCGGGTAGGTATGCACTATTAGTGAAGATTTATGCACGAAACAATCGGCATTTGAGAGATATTATTTACGAGCGAATTTTGACAATTGAAGGAGTAGAAGGAACGAACTCAACGATTTGTTTTGAAACAGCTTTTGTGCGGAATGTGCCTTTGTTGTTGGAATCTGAATAA
- a CDS encoding MarC family protein, which yields MNLTAIISVSLILFSVIDIIGSLPVIINMKKEGIHINPSIATGSAAIIMMTFLFFGTAILSLFGIEISSFALAGSLIIFFIGLEMILGIRIFRDHHEDGGSGSIVPIAFPILAGAGTLTTIVSLKVEYTTATIITGIVINLIVMFFILQSTDWLSRKMSPQVSSTLRKVFGILIIAIAIQMFKQYI from the coding sequence ATGAATTTAACAGCAATTATATCAGTTAGTCTGATTTTATTTTCGGTCATTGACATCATCGGCTCATTGCCCGTTATCATCAATATGAAAAAAGAAGGCATACATATTAACCCGTCTATAGCAACAGGTTCAGCGGCCATTATTATGATGACCTTTTTGTTTTTCGGAACAGCTATTTTGAGTTTATTTGGTATCGAAATATCCTCTTTTGCTCTTGCAGGTTCGCTTATTATCTTTTTCATTGGCTTGGAAATGATTTTGGGTATTCGCATATTCCGAGATCATCATGAAGACGGAGGTTCAGGCAGCATTGTACCGATTGCCTTCCCAATATTGGCAGGAGCAGGAACACTAACAACTATTGTATCTTTGAAGGTCGAATATACAACCGCTACTATTATTACAGGAATTGTTATCAACTTGATTGTCATGTTTTTCATCCTTCAATCAACCGATTGGTTGTCTCGTAAAATGTCTCCACAAGTATCCTCTACTTTGCGTAAAGTATTTGGTATTTTAATTATTGCAATTGCAATTCAGATGTTCAAACAGTATATTTAG